A single window of Colletotrichum destructivum chromosome 9, complete sequence DNA harbors:
- a CDS encoding Putative glycoside hydrolase family 16, concanavalin A-like lectin/glucanase domain superfamily: MLPATAGLLLALVPTAMALTPPPADGMNIIWSETFQGNAGSPPRRDTWDVALAIDTNNEVQTYTESSWNVQISGGETIQLIPRRSRSGVWTSARIETKAAWTPQPGGRMKVQSMFRMGENANKQGMWPAFWMLGDAVRNGVEWPLCGELDIFEQVNGQLSATGTVHCQQEVGGICNEPAGRGVATSIPDNGWHTWALEWDRTSNNWATETITWTRDGVVFSQLRGSDIGDEGIWATLAHMPYYVLMNVAVGGTLPGPPTAATQDGYGSMMEIGYLAVYQSP; this comes from the exons ATGCTACCAGCAACCGCTGGCCTTCTCCTGGCTCTCGTGCCTACTGCCATGGCTCTTACCCCCCCACCGGCAGACGGCATGAACATCATCTGGTCAGAGACATTCCAAGGCAATGCCGGCTCACCGCCTCGGCGTGACACCTGGGACGTGGCTCTGGCTATCGACACAAACAACGAGGTCCAGACTTACACCGAATCATCCTGGAACGTTCAAATATCCGGTGGCGAAACTATCCAGCTCATCCCTCGCAGATCAAGAAGCGGTGTTTGGACATCTGCGCGCATTGAAACCAAGGCGGCATGGACCCCTCAGCCGGGCGGAAGGATGAAGGTTCAGTCCATGTTCAGGATGGGCGAGAACGCGAACAAGCAGGGCATGTGGCCCGCATTCTGGATGCTGGGTGATGCCGTCCGCAACGGTGTAGAATGGCCCCTCTGCGGCGAGCTTGATATTTTCGAGCAAGTCAATGGCCAACTCTCCGCGACGGGCACCGTTCACTGCCAGCAAGAGGTTGGCGGCATCTGCAACGAGCCAGCCGGTCGTGGCGTAGCCACTTCCATCCCCGACAACGGCTGGCACACCTGGGCTTTGGAATGGGACCGTACTTCCAACAACTGGGCCACGGAGACCATCACATGGACACGCGATGGTGTCGTATTCAGCCAACTGAGAGGTAGCGATATTGGGGATGAGGGTATCTGGGCCACGCTCGCTCACATGCCCTATTACGTGCTCATGAATGTGGCAGTTG GCGGTACATTGCCGGGCCCTCCGACCGCGGCCACCCAGGATGGCTATGGTAGCATGATGGAGATTGGATATCTTGCCGTTTACCAGTCGCCCTGA
- a CDS encoding Putative general transcription factor TFIIH, subunit Tfb6: protein MGREGTNHLATLVGVSATDSYSALNTLRAPKRRKKVHARTSRRRCERRPYYCIKRQTHVKTMADTPQPLGPGGFFPSQTLPSPAPSTASVRSSAALPHPRARSLRPGSNKEETVRRYVEERLAVVNRRYVKKYGNPEPGDQVVGYKTFAELCKDLHGVIDVLWLSGTPSIQIPFLLNIASDFTQWIDSFPPSPRAAFSILKKLDHCFASLLAGRDIETKATLPGFENGMRAGMSTTDMVRCRSSVEQTRLAVVEVLSREPDDGSKDDETEVDDSETNTTMGNDIDIDDTTGLARDDDDDDDYDDDDDDSIYMDAARVYEHTIVQLGEKLGDVFGPAVPGVSDNTLCSAAS from the exons atgggaagggaaggaactAACCACCTAGCAACCTTGGTGGGGGTGAGTGCTACGGATTCCTACTCCGCCCTCAACACCCTGCGCGCTCCAAAAAGGCGAAAGAAAGTCCATGCTCGTACCtcccgccgacgatgcgAAAGGCGGCCCTACTATTGCATTAAACGGCAGACGCACGTCAAGACAATGGCTGACACCCCACAACCGCTGGGACCGGGCGGCTTCTTCCCTTCGCAAACTCTCCCGTCGCCCGCTCCCAGCACCGCCTCCGTCCGCTCCAGCGCGGCTCTTCCACATCCTCGCGCCAGGTCGCTGCGACCGGGATCGAACAAGGAAGAAACGGTGCGTAGATACGTCGAGGAACGCCTGGCTGTAGTCAACCGTCGCTATGTCAAGAAGTATGGGAACCCTGAGCCTGGCGATCAAGTCGTCGGCTATAAGACTTTTGCCGAGCTTTGCAAAGACCTCCACGGCGTCATCGACGTCCTATGGCTATCTGGAACCC CGAGCATACAGATCCCATTTCTCTTGAACATCGCCAGTGACTTCACGCAGTGGATTGACTCATTTCCACCTTCTCCCAGAGCTGCCTTTTCCATCTTGAAGAAATTGGATCACTGCTTTGCAAGTCTTCTGGCTGGCCGCGACATAGAAACAAAAGCCACTCTGCCCGGTTTCGAGAACGGCATGAGAGCAGGCATGTCCACGACCGACATGGTTCGTTGCCGAAGCTCTGTGGAGCAAACCAGGCTGGCTGTTGTCGAGGTTCTCAGCAGGGAGCCTGATGATGGCAGCAAGGACGACGAAACGGAAGTGGACGACAGTGAGACGAACACCACAATGGGAAACGACATCGATATTGACGATACAACGGGCTTGGCacgggacgacgacgacgacgacgattacgacgacgacgacgacgacagcatTTATATGGATGCCGCACGAGTCTATGAGCATACCATTGTCCAGTTGGGCGAAAAGTTGGGAGATGTCTTTGGGCCCGCGGTCCCAGGCGTCAGCGATAACACTCTTTGCTCTGCCGCCTCATGA
- a CDS encoding Putative carbohydrate-binding WSC — MMRATGRLFFGLWAVSRAAGFFIVPCSKPVVVERADPIVNPGALSGHVHTIMGGNGFDFSMTYEQARAASCSTCKVTADLSNYWIPTLYYQGQDGKFTSVSQSGGMLAYYLFRQDSRDPEYSKGLIAFPKGFRMLAGDPKLRSFSNTLEQRAISYVCLGNGGPQTNGFPTRNCPNGLRLQILFPSCWDGVNLDSPDHKSHMAYPDRLDNGKCPSTHPKRFATLFYEVIFSVNEFKDKCDPTGYGLHGDFVNGWDVNVLQAAITQCKDGGGSIEKCPVFQFFDDETRRGCQVPVKVNEQVQGQSDKLPGCNSVQRGPSNAQPESGCGATTQISLPQWGYKDVTSTLQYRYLGCARDPSGQGRTLPSAKTSSDGMTVDACIKHCNGKGFAYAGLEYAKECWCGNSVADDRMPRKGLWGGCNMPCPGSQSEMCGGWAALSLYQKCNGTCQNAELI; from the exons ATGATGAGAGCTACTGGAAGGCTCTTCTTCGGCCTTTGGGCCGTCAGCCGTGCTGCTGGCTTCTTCATCGTTCCTTGTTCTAAGCCAGTGGTTGTTGAGCGCGCCGATCCAATCGTCAACCCGGGAGCTCTTTCCGGGCATGTACACACCATAATGGGTGGCAATGGTTTCGACTTCAGCATGACATACGAGCAGGCCCGCGCCGCAAGTTGTTCAACTTGCAAGGTCACCGCTGACTTAAGCAATTACTGGATCCCGACTCTTTATTACCAAGGGCAAGATGGTAAATTCACTAGCGTTTCGCAGTCCGGGGGCATGCTAGCCTATTACCT CTTTCGACAAGACTCCAGAGACCCCGAGTACAGCAAGGGTCTTATAGCGTTCCCCAAAGGTTTTCGCATGCTGGCTGGTGATCCCAAGCTTCGCAGTTTCAGCAATACCCTTGAGCAGCGAGCTATTTCCTACGTCTGCCTGGGCAATGGCGGTCCCCAAACCAACGGATTCCCTACCCGCAACTGTCCCAATGGGCTGCGCCTCCAGATCTTGTTTCCTTCGTGCTGGGACGGTGTCAATCTGGATTCACCCGACCACAAAAGTCACATGGCCTATCCGGATCGTCTTGACAATGGCAAATGCCCGTCGACTCATCCCAAAAGATTCGCGAC TCTGTTCTACGAGGTCATCTTCAGCGTCAATGAGTTCAAGGACAAGTG CGACCCAACTGGATATGGCCTGCACGGCGATTTCGTCAACGGATGGGATGTCAACGTGCTTCAGGCCGCTATCACGCAGTGCAAGGATGGTGGCGGTAGCATCGAGAAATGCCCAGTATTCCAGTTTTTTGACGACGAGACAAGGAGGGGCTGTCAAGTTCCTGTCAAGGTTAATGAGCAAGTTCAGGGCCAGTCTGACAAGTTACCGGGCTGTAACAGCGTCCAGCGCGGCCCTAGCAACGCCCAGCCGGAATCAGGGTGTGGTGCAACGACACAGATTTCTTTGCCTCAGTGGGGATACAAGGACGTGACGAGCACACTTCAGTACAGATACCTTGGCTGTGCCCGCGATCCGTCGGGCCAGGGTCGCACTCTCCCGAGTGCAAAAACGTCCAGCGACGGCATGACAGTTGATGCTTGCATCAAGCACTGCAACGGAAAGGGCTTCGCATATGCGGGTCTGGAGTATGCCAAAGAATGCTGGTGCGGTAACTCAGTGGCTGATGACCGTATGCCCAGAAAGGGGCTCTGGGGAGGCTGCAACATGCCTTGTCCAGGTAGCCAGAGTGAGATGTGTGGCGGATGGGCCGCTCTCTCACTTTATCAAAAGTGTAACGGAACTTGCCAAAATGCCGAGTTAATTTGA
- a CDS encoding Putative ubiquitin E2 variant, ubiquitin-conjugating enzyme/RWD, steadiness box (SB), whose product MPVPQHVLNWLYSVLTSEYHDVNRTYNDVAQALSHYSSLSPRTDVHTFDNGASALLLHLSGTLPVIFRGTTYRFPISIWVPHAYPREAPLVYVTPTETMMVRPGQHVDPQGQIYHPYLVGWAAFWDKSTILDFLAILRDIFAKEPPVIARQQPSQQHTPLHAAPPSQTYGQTPPPLPPLPPDLAPRPASRPPTEAPTGSSRPPPPPPKQSGPEPSYRSPPPPIEARHGPPLPPLPPGAERTTVHGDHSVHPPNRSQSQTYSRYDSAPPLPPVPASQQLSSPALSPRSAHDLQQHQRHQFSRDDAPHPQGTSEDPRHSALFLPHRQSAPQYDGPPPRWQPAGQYQAQLLQQERRLQHQPPLQQNIAKPAPPPDLLDEPLTLSIPSPSSVPAPPIPPNPEKDALLHQLAQTLHSLRQRSRQQNESSMAGLQAQRTAMISAFSTLQSEMGTLGQTSALLQTNANILVEALRKADAVIEGSSRQTAPDIDELLVAPTVVANQLYALVAEEKAIGDTIFVLGRAVERGRISPAVFSKTTRSLAREWYLKKALVRKIGKGMGLTA is encoded by the exons ATGCCCGTTCCGCAACACGTCTTGAATTGGCTCTACAGCGTTCTCACAAGC GAATACCACGATGTGAACCGCACCTACAACGATGTCGCACAGGCGCTCTCCCACTACTCCTCTCTATCGCCGCGGACCGATGTCCACA CCTTTGACAATGGTGCCtccgcccttctcctccacctcTCTGGCACCTTGCCAGTCATCTTCAGAGGCACCACCTACCGCTTCCCAATCTCAATATGGGTTCCTCACGCCTACCCTCGAGAGGCTCCGCTGGTCTACGTGACTCCCACCGAAACCATGATGGTCCGACCCGGCCAGCATGTAGACCCCCAAGGACAGATTTATCATCCATATCTTGTAGGATGGGCCGCTTTCTGGGAT AAATCAACCAtcctcgacttcctcgccatcttgAGAGACATCTTCGCCAAAGAGCCGCCTGTCATCGCCCGACAACAGCCAAGTCAACAACATACTCCTCTTCATGCTGCCCCTCCTTCGCAAACGTATGGCCAaacgcctcctcctctcccgcCTCTGCCCCCTGATTtggctcctcgtccagccaGCCGCCCGCCGACCGAGGCGCCCACAGGTTCTTCACgccctccgccccccccgCCAAAACAATCCGGCCCTGAGCCTTCGTACCGGAGCCCGCCACCCCCGATCGAGGCGAGACACGGCCCCCCTCTGCCGCCTTTACCACCTGGTGCCGAACGTACAACAGTTCATGGAGACCACAGCGTACATCCACCAAATCGGTCTCAGAGTCAGACTTACTCCCGTTACGACTCGGCTCCGCCTCTGCCTCCGGTACCTGCCTCGCAACAACTATCATCACCAGCCCTGTCCCCACGTTCCGCGCACGATCTTCAGCAGCATCAGCGGCACCAATTTTCTCGCGACGACGCTCCTCATCCACAAGGTACCTCCGAAGACCCTCGGCACTCCGCCTTGTTCCTACCTCATCGGCAAAGTGCTCCTCAATACGATGGACCTCCGCCCAGGTGGCAGCCGGCCGGGCAGTATCAGGcacagctgctgcagcaagaaCGGCGCTTACAGCACCAGCCACCTCTGCAACAGAATATAGCAAagccagctccgcctccggATCTGCTCGATGAGCCTCTCACCTTGAGTATAccttcgccatcatccgTCCCCGCGCCACCAATACCTCCAAACCCGGAGAAAGACGCGTTACTGCACCAACTAGCGCAAACACTCCACTCCCTTCGTCAACGTAGTCGGCAACAGAACGAGTCCAGCATGGCAGGCTTGCAGGCGCAACGTACAGCCATGATATCCGCATTTTCGACGTTGCAGTCCGAGATGGGCACCTTGGGTCAAACGTCGGCCCTACTTCAGACCAACGCAAATATCCTCGTGGAAGCGCTGCGAAAGGCTGATGCTGTCATCGAGGGCTCATCACGTCAGACCGCCCCCGACATCGATGAATTGCTAGTGGCGCCTACGGTTGTGGCTAATCAGCTCTACGCGctggtggccgaggagaaggccatTGGGGACACCATTTTCGTGTTGGGCCGGGCTGTGGAACGGGGTAGAATTTCACCTGCTGTCTTTTCCAAGACGACGCGCTCTCTTGCTCGCGAATGGTACTTGAAGAAGGCATTGGTTCGCAAGATAGGGAAGGGAATGGGTTTGACAGCATAG
- a CDS encoding Putative indoleamine 2,3-dioxygenase, translating to MLPPIPVLSDYGISPSHGFLPDVLPLTRLPDPYYNKWEAVVANLQALVLSRRLRPVVDRLPVLSTIGLEHDAEWRRAYSLLCFMAHAYIWGGDEPCDQLPPAITIPLLKISNHLELPPVATYAALCLWNFKPLFVDEDIDNLENLATLNTFTGSLDESWFYLVSVAIEARGGPIIPLMLTAVAAARQADAATVARCLRTFAERLTDLTNILQRMHESCDPNIFYNRIRTFLAGSKNMAEAGLPDGVNYDDGSGKEDYRQYSGGSNAQSSLIQFFDVILGIDHRPTGEKRDPSTESERESRAPVPRHNFIMEMRRYMPGPHARFLKDVSSVANIREFVESRKDDRNLCLAYDACLAMLSAFRDKHIAIVTRYIILPSREVRARSRSRSPEAARQRLNLATASRQRQSTEQGSKLENTGGKKNLKGTGGTALIPFLKQARDETGEPAIEEWTRRFMSRTVKSEGKGDFFLGKPSQPHTVEVEVSGLAGTWTIDDDVGGICHY from the coding sequence ATGCTCCCTCCTATCCCCGTGTTGTCTGACTATGGAATCTCCCCGTCCCATGGATTCCTGCCGGACGTTCTTCCACTGACCCGACTACCGGACCCCTACTATAACAAGTGGGAGGCCGTTGTCGCCAACCTCCAGGCACTTGTCCTCagccgtcgtctccgtccGGTTGTCGACCGGCTGCCTGTCCTCTCCACCATCGGTCTGGAACATGACGCAGAATGGCGGAGAGCGTACTCCCTGCTGTGCTTCATGGCACACGCCTACATCTGGGGCGGCGATGAGCCGTGCGACCAGCTGCCGcccgccatcaccatcccCCTTTTGAAGATCTCCAATCACCTCGAGCTGCCCCCGGTTGCCACCTATGCCGCTCTGTGTCTTTGGAACTTCAAGCCCCTGTTTGTCGATGAGGACATTGACAACCTCGAGAACCTCGCTACCCTCAACACCTTCACTGGCTCCCTTGATGAGTCGTGGTTTTATCTTGTCTCTGTCGCCATCGAGGCACGCGGCGGCCCCATCATCCCCCTTATGCTGACGGCCGTGGCCGCTGCTCGCCAAGCAGATGCCGCGACCGTAGCCCGTTGCTTGCGCACCTTTGCTGAGCGCCTCACCGATTTGACCAACATCTTGCAGCGTATGCACGAGAGTTGCGACCCCAACATCTTCTACAATCGCATCCGAACCTTCCTCGCTGGGAGTAAGAACATGGCCGAAGCCGGGCTCCCCGATGGCGTCAATTACGACGACGGGTCTGGAAAGGAGGACTACCGTCAGTACAGCGGCGGTAGCAACGCCCAGAGCAGTCTGATCCAGTTCTTTGATGTCATCCTTGGCATCGACCACCGGCCAACCGGCGAGAAGCGGGACCCCTCTACCGAATCGGAACGGGAGTCTCGGGCTCCGGTGCCGCGTCACAACTTCATCATGGAGATGCGCCGGTACATGCCTGGCCCCCATGCCCGGTTCCTTAAGGACGTTTCTAGCGTCGCCAACATTCGCGAATTTGTCGAGTCTCGCAAGGATGACCGCAATTTGTGTCTGGCCTACGACGCCTGCCTCGCCATGCTTAGTGCATTCCGCGACAAGCACATCGCCATTGTCACTCGCTACATCATACTGCCCTCGCGCGAGGTACGTGCCCGCAGCAGATCAAGAAGCCCCGAGGCAGCACGTCAGCGTCTTAATCTGGCCACGGCCTCGCGTCAGCGCCAGTCCACCGAGCAGGGTAGCAAGTTGGAGAACACCGGAGGCAAGAAGAACCTGAAAGGCACCGGCGGGACTGCCCTCATCCCGTTCTTGAAACAGGCACGGGACGAGACTGGCGAgcccgccatcgaggagTGGACTCGCCGGTTCATGAGCAGGACCGTCAAGTCCGAAGGCAAGGGTGACTTCTTTCTGGGCAAGCCTAGCCAGCCCCATACAGTTGAAGTTGAGGTCAGCGGCTTAGCTGGCACCTGGACtattgatgatgatgtcggcggcaTTTGCCATTACTAG
- a CDS encoding Putative glycoside hydrolase, family 45, RlpA-like domain superfamily, which yields MRSVTVSSLVVFIHLLTATLAASGAGKSTRYWDCCKPSCAWQQKASVNRPVLTCDKNDLPLGPDAKSGCESGGSAYTCTNQAPWAVNDLVSFGFAATAISGGTEASWCCGCYAITFTSGKNKGKVMVVQSTNTGGDLGSNHFDIMMPGGGLGIFDGCTSEFGFQFPGARYGGVSSRSECSSLPAKLQSGCQWRFDWFMNADNPSLSFTQVQCPSELVARSGCRRSDDASFPAFQMPTNTKWEPPQPTETAGPHEQCDSTAWDVQKKVCVPLATTVNILLAMRPRHQSHGGVVFVEFKSISDDDDDDDDKRKPAGLHYGGFSSNLNHQPHTLHIQLRISHIHDKVRPGRGDGIRLGSVQRQLLAHAFSMRRWCCLCVVEPVLLAVPAYGSMNWTRIRPSQLQDTL from the exons ATGCGTTCCGTTACCGTTTCCAGCCTGGTTGTTTTCATACATTTGCTCACGGCTACTTTGGCTGCGTCTGGGGCTGGCAAATCCACGAG ATACTGGGACTGCTGCAAGCCATCTTGCGCGTGGCAGCAAAAGGCATCCGTCAACCGTCCAGTTCTAACCTGCGACAAGAATGATCTCCCTCTGGGTCCCGACGCCAAGAGTGGCTGCGAAAGCGGTGGTTCTGCATACACATGCACCAATCAAGCTCCTTGGGCCGTCAACGATCTCGTGTCCTTTGGATTCGCAGCTACAGCTATCAGTGGCGGTACCGAGGCTAGTTGGTGTTGCGGTTGCTACGC CATAACGTTCACATCCGGCAAAAACAAGGGCAAGGTTATGGTTGTGCAGTCTACCAATACAG GCGGTGACTTGGGCAGCAACCACTTCGACATCATGAtgcccggcggcggtctgGGGATATTTGACGGCTGCACGAGCGAGTTCGGATTCCAGTTTCCTGGCGCTCGTTACGGTGGTGTCTCAAGCCGTAGCGAGTGTTCTTCCCTGCCTGCCAAGCTCCAAAGCGGTTGCCAATGGAGGTTCGATTGGTTCATGAACGCGGACAACCCGAGCTTGTCCTTCACTCAGGTTCAGTGCCCATCAGAATTGGTGGCCCGGTCAGGCTGTCGCCGCTCCGACGATGCCAGCTTCCCTGCCTTTCAAATGCCGACCAACACAAAATGGGAGCCGCCGCAGCCCACCGAAACGGCGGGGCCACACGAGCAGTGCGATAGCACTGCATGGGATGTACAGAAGAAGGTTTG TGTACCTCTGGCTACTACTGTAAATAT ATTATTGGCAATGCGTCCAAGGCACCAATcccacggcggcgtcgtcttcgtcgagtTCAAGAGCatctccgacgacgacgacgacgacgacgacaagcgCAAGCCTGCCGGCCTCCACTACGGCGGCTTCTCAAGCAATCTCAACCACCAGCCACACACCCTCCACATCCAGCTCCGCATCAGTCATATCCACGATAAAGTCCGTCCCGGTAGGGGGGACGGCATCCGTCTGGGCTCAGTGCAACGCCAGCTCCTGGCCCACGCCTTCAGCATGCGCCGCTGGTGCTGCCTGTGTGTCGTTGAACCCGTTCTATTGGCAGTGCCAGCCTACGGGAGTATGAACTGGACAAGAATTCGACCCTCACAATTGCAGGATACCCTATAA